From the genome of Colletotrichum destructivum chromosome 10, complete sequence, one region includes:
- a CDS encoding Putative O-methyltransferase domain, S-adenosyl-L-methionine-dependent methyltransferase superfamily produces the protein MSNSSDILSGLASQLSQLATSQSSDAEKNDAAIVIGQRVIDAARGPMPDWMDRAIHAMDFVGLKLFLDWKVFDMIPLDGSISYTHLAKKLEADVSLIRRLSWVLISGGILTQIGYDKVAHNEKSKLYLSGTADELFFEEHIITALKLPEYFAKYGRREPATRAHTPYSFARGRPEKEIWELHRENPEQVKRFMKGMEMAQQFVPLEGIYDFGWVESKLSEGNDSPVFVDVGGSKGHAIKAILEENPFLPAERVILQDRDEVIEQVAALKDPGLEHVKLQVHDFHAEQPVKNALIYWIRRCLHDYGDDDSVKILSRLSDAMGWDSKVLVVEYVLQNPPPSVGAMTDFGMMNIGGKERTAADWESVVARAGLKIERIHGLEKKMQVIECSKA, from the exons ATGAGCAACTCTTCCGACATTCTTTCCGGATTAGCATCCCAGCTTTCACAGCTGGCGACTTCGCAATCCAGtgacgccgagaagaacgACGCGGCCATCGTCATTGGCCAGAGGGTCATCGACGCAGCCAGAGGGCCAATGCCCGACTGGATGGACAGAGCGATCCACGCCATGGACTTTGTCGGTCTGAAGCTTTTTTTGGACTGGAAGGTCTTCGATATGATTCCTTTGGATGGTTCAATATCATATACCCAtctggccaagaagctggagGCGGATGTCTCTCTGATCA GGCGTCTATCTTGGGTTCTCATATCTGGCGGGATCTTGACACAGATTGGCTACGACAAAGTTGCGCACAATGAGAAGTCAAAGTTGTATCTCTCGGGAACCGCCGACGAGCTATT TTTTGAAGAGCACATCATCACAGCTTTAAAGCTTCCGGAGTACTTCGCGAAGTATGGCCGGCGCGAGCCTGCAACGCGGGCCCACACGCCCTACTCTTTCGCCCGCGGACGGCCGGAGAAAGAGATCTGGGAGCTCCATCGGGAGAACCCCGAGCAGGTGAAAAGGTTCATGAAGGGCATGGAGATGGCGCAGCAATTCGTTCCCCTCGAGGGAATCTACGACTTCGGTTGGGTTGAGTCAAAGCTGTCAGAAGGAAACGACAGTCCCGTTTTCGTCGACGTGGGCGGCAGTAAGGGGCATGCAATCAAGGCCATCTTGGAGGAGAACCCTTTTCTCCCTGCAGAACGCGTGATTCTGCAGGACCGAGACGAGGTCATTGAACAAGTGGCCGCACTCAAGGACCCTGGGCTAGAACATGTCAAGCTGCAGGTGCACGACTTCCACGCTGAGCAGCCCGTCAAGA ACGCACTGATCTATTGGATCCGCCGGTGTCTACACGActacggcgacgatgacagcGTCAAGATCCTGTCCCGGCTTTCGGACGCCATGGGCTGGGACAGCAAAGTCTTGGTCGTCGAATACGTCCTCCAGAACCCTCCTCCGTCCGTTGGCGCTATGACGGACTTTGGCATGATGAACATTGGCGGAAAGGAGCGAACGGCCGCGGACTGGGAGTCCGTGGTGGCCCGCGCGGGCTTAAAGATTGAAAGGATTCATGGCTTGGAAAAGAAGATGCAAGTCATTGAATGTTCCAAGGCCTGA
- a CDS encoding uncharacterized protein (Putative transcription factor domain, fungi): protein MHLLFSASQPELSQLHPEPRQTYRLWQIFVEAANPLLKIVHVPTLQQRVLDASWNPSGASKPLAALLFAIYTLAATSTSEEDCLAVFGETRAALSTRYRDAAFRALAEAEFLTTRDFEVLQAFVLFLFSDPDSELTSTLTGAAIRIGQKLGLHRAKPDPKISVFDGEMRVRLWWQLHGLDARIRAAGKRTAPSESEFGDVRLPLNVNDADLHPEMTELPVEHTGPTEMVCVLMKFEVFNWARTSATAVKVYDLLGHGGPEKGTKRRSTEVEDGAIDELEARYHEKFLRHLDRNIPLHALTYALTKLAIARMRCKVLKRRRIGGGGGVGGGGGELLMPRAENDVLFHSIVTWLESRDAAMRSAFSPHLIAHMTTKYTVDAYVYMISDLRRRCSGERVVLAWKLVEKLYEEHPELTTEDGRRTPFFAALGDMTLDAWEARRKELVDTQETRVAGAWPRFIHLLWDQRRNKAAAQASQQQQQQHQHQQQLAVPDFQSLGTMGLTDDGDLDWEYWNDFLRL from the coding sequence ATGCATCTGCTGTTCTCAGCTAGCCAACCCGAGTTGTCGCAGTTGCACCCGGAGCCCCGACAGACCTACAGACTCTGGCAGATattcgtcgaggcggcgaacCCGCTCCTGAAGATAGTCCACGTGCCGACGCTGCAACAACGGGTTCTGGACGCCAGCTGGAACCCTTCCGGTGCATCGAAGCCTCTCGCGGCCCTCTTGTTCGCCATCTACACTCTGGCAgccacgtcgacgtcggaAGAGGACTGCCTGGCCGTCTTTGGAGAGACCAGGGCCGCCTTGTCGACCCGGTACAGAGACGCCGCCTTTCGAgcccttgccgaggccgagttccTGACGACGCGAGACTTCGAAGTCCTGCAGGCGTTCGTGCTGTTCCTCTTCTCGGACCCCGACTCGGAGCTGACGTCCACCCTCACCGGGGCCGCCATCCGGATCGGCCAGAAGCTCGGTCTGCACCGAGCCAAGCCGGACCCCAAGATCTCCGTCTTTGACGGCGAGATGCGCGTGCGGCTCTGGTGGCAGCTgcacggcctcgacgcccggATCCGCGCCGCGGGCAAgcggacggcgccgtccgaAAGCGAGTTCGGCGACGTCCGGCTGCCgctcaacgtcaacgacgcGGACCTGCACCCGGAGATGACGGAGCTCCCCGTCGAGCACACGGGCCCGACGGAGATGGTCTGCGTGCTGATGAAGTTCGAGGTCTTCAACTGGGCCCGGACGTCCGCCACGGCCGTCAAGGTCTACGACTTGCTGGGCCACGGCGGCCCGGAGAaggggacgaagaggagaTCGACGGAGGTGGAGGACGGggccatcgacgagctcgaggctcGGTATCACGAGAAGTTTCTGCGTCATCTGGACAGGAACATCCCCCTCCACGCGCTAACGTACGCCCTGACGAAGCTCGCCATCGCACGCATGCGCTGCAAAGTCCTCAAGCGTAGACGAAtaggcggtggcggcggcgttggcggcggtggaggggaACTGCTCATGCCGCGGGCCGAGAACGACGTGCTCTTCCACTCCATCGTCACCTGGCTCGAGTCGAGGGACGCGGCCATGCGCAGCGCCTTCTCGCCGCACCTCATCGCGCACATGACGACAAAGTACACCGTGGACGCCTACGTATACATGATCAGCGATCTCCGCCGGCGATGCTCCGGGGAGCGCGTGGTGCTGGCCTGGAAgctggtcgagaagctctACGAGGAGCACCCGGAGCTGACGACGGAGGACGGGCGGCGGACCCCGTTCTTCGCCGCGCTGGGCGACATGACGCTCGATGCCTGGGAGGCGCGCAGGAAGGAGTTGGTCGACACGCAGGAGACCCGCGTGGCCGGTGCGTGGCCCCGGTTCATCCACCTGCTTTGGGACCAGCGGAGGAACAAGGCGGCGGCTCAGGCgtcccagcagcagcagcagcagcaccagcaccagcagcagttgGCGGTTCCGGACTTCCAGAGTCTCGGTACGATGGGGCTgacggacgacggggacCTGGACTGGGAGTACTGGAATGACTTTCTGCGGCTGTAG
- a CDS encoding Putative Cell wall mannoprotein, with product MQLTKTLLLALVGTAFASPIEKRQAAIIQQAVTEVQGAISKLDTAVKGVGDDIASAQPVLAAATDVKTVITKAGNDIQAAQPLQLQEALGLQQIAGDLQTSATGLIDTIIAKKPNFDKLGVSSVVLQNLQEQKSTTTSLGQALISKVPAIGQGIAQQAIDQISAVLDRGIQAYSAGGGAAPAVGGGAAAQPVGA from the exons ATGCAGCTGACCAAgactcttcttctcgcccttgtcggCACGGCCTTTGCATCTCCCATTGAGAAGCGCCAAGCCGCCATTATCCAGCAGGCCGTCACTGAAGTCCAGGGCGCTATCTCGAAGCTCGATACCGCAGTAAAG ggcgttggcgacgacaTTGCCTCTGCACAGCCCGTCCTGGCCGCTGCCACCGATGTCAAGACCGTCATCACCAAGGCAGGCAACGACATCCAGGCCGCCCAGCCCCTGCAGCTCCAGGAGGCCCTCGGCCTCCAGCAgatcgccggcgacctcCAGACGTCGGCGACTGGGCTGATCGATaccatcatcgccaagaAGCCCAACTTTGACAAGCTCGGCGTCTCGAGCGTCGTGCTCCAGAACCTCCAGGAGCAGAAGAGCACCACCACGAGCCTCGGCCAGGCCCTCATCTCCAAGGTCCCCGCCATCGGTCAGGGCATCGCCCAGCAGGCCATCGACCAGATCtcggccgtcctcgacagGGGCATCCAGGCCTACTctgccggcggtggtgccgCTCCCGCTGTAGGGGGTGGCGCTGCCGCGCAGCCAGTGGGTGCGTAA
- a CDS encoding Putative major facilitator superfamily, MFS transporter superfamily: MSPPSPGPGKLKPGDRLIITTAIPQITEEFKSVTDIAWYGAAYLLAQCASQLLFGKIYSLFNIKATFLLSLLLFEIGSAVCGAAPSSTVFIVGRAIAGLGGAGMLSGVLLTDMDVQIAIFVHTIPLHKRPLYQGMFGAVFGVSSVTGPLLGGAFTSKVTWRWCFYINLPLGGLAAVVIFWILKLPVRDTTKLDIKTKLKQLDFYGTALIVPATVSLILALQWGGSIYTWNDKRIIILFVMAGLLFSGFVLVQIFLPKTATIQPRIFKQRSIIAGFFSTICMGSQLTIFAYYVPIWFQAIQGVSAVESGVRLLPLVLSMVVAMLSAGALVRRIGYYTPVMIFGVCMMSIGAGLMYTLQVDASSPQWIGYQIVYGLGAGSATQAPNIAAQTVLPKRDVPVGVSLMYFGNFVSSAIFLSVAQNIFNNQLLHRLSPIAGIDPESILDNGVTSLTKLSTSVRMPVLVAYNEAIRRIFLLALVLVCLAMLGALSLEWRSTKKSHEEDAGDGTTGKQA, encoded by the exons ATGTCGCCCCCTTCTCCCGGCCCAGGAAAGCTGAAACCAGGA GACCGCCTGATTATCACGACGGCCATTCCACAGATCACAGAAGAGTTTAAATCCGTCACCGACATTGCCTGGTATGGCGCTGCCTACCTGCTGGCCCAGTGCGCGTCCCAGCTCCTGTTTGGGAAGATCTACTCCTTATTCAACATTAAGGCCACGTTCTTgctctcccttctcctcttcgaAATCGGGTCTGCTGTCTGCGGCGCGGCTCCCAGTTCGACAGTCTTCATCGTTGGTCGCGCTATTGCAGGGCTTGGTGGAGCTGGGATGTTGAGTGGTGTG TTGCTGACCGATATGGACGTCCAGATCGCCATCTTTGTGCACACGATACCTCTCCACAAGCGTCCACTATACCAGGGTATGTTCGGCGCCGTATTCGGCGTTTCCTCCGTGACCGGACCGTTACTGGGAGGAGCTTTCACGTCAAAGGTCACCTGGAGATGGTGCTTCTACATCAATCTTCCTCTCGGTGGCCTGGCCGCTGTCGTGATATTCTGGATCCTCAAGCTCCCCGTTCGAGACACGACAAAACTTGACATCAAGACCAAGTTGAAGCAGCTAGACTTCTACGGCACTGCGCTTATTGTCCCTGCCACAGTCTCTCTGATATTGGCGTTGCAGTGGGGAGGTTCCATCTACACG TGGAACGACAAACGTATCATTATTCTGTTCGTTATGGCTGGTCTGTTGTTCTCTGGATTTGTTCTCGTTCAGATCTTTCTGCCCAAGACCGCCACAATCCAACCCCGAATCTTCAAGCAGCGCAGTATCATCGCCGGCTTCTTTTCGACGATTTGCATGGGATCACAACTGACCATCTTTG CTTACTACGTCCCGATCTGGTTCCAGGCCATCCAAGGAGTCTCGGCGGTTGAGTCCGGTGTCCGTCTACTCCCCCTGGTTCTCTCCATGGTCGTCGCCATGCTATCGGCCGGTGCTCTCGTTCGCCGCATAGGCTACTACACTCCCGTGATGATCTTTGGCGTCTGTATGATGTCCATCGGTGCTGGGCTGATGTACACCTTGCAAGTCGACGCGAGTAGCCCCCAATGGATCGGCTATCAAATCGTctacggcctcggcgccggatCCGCGACCCAAGCCCCAAACATCGCAGCGCAGACCGTCTTGCCGAAACGCGACGTCCCCGTCGGTGTTTCTCTCATGTATTTTGGCAACTTCGTGAGCAGCGCCATTTTCCTCTCGGTTGCCCAGAACATCTTCAACAACCAGCTATTACATCGCCTGTCGCCCATTGCCGGCATCGACCCGGAGTCGATCCTGGACAACGGCGTTACCTCGCTGACGAAACTCTCCACATCGGTCAGAATGCCGGTCTTGGTCGCGTACAACGAGGCGATTCGACGCATTTTTCTGTTGGCCCTGGTTCTTGTGTGCCTGGCCATGCTTGGTGCCTTGAGTCTGGAATGGCGAAGTACCAAGAAATCTCATGAAGAGGACGCTGGTGATGGAACCACGGGCAAGCAGGCATGA
- a CDS encoding Putative zn(2)Cys(6) fungal-type DNA-binding domain-containing protein — protein sequence MPFFPGTTLSLSPWASQRPSPRCWAYNVTCVSRHGSNDLKMTSPQSTSPPSCQHKHVCSLCARRKVKCDKAEPCSNCVKSKAQCVYEVPIQPRPRKRAADEELLARLRTYEELMRKHGVDFATYAHTWITTGPQGQVKQCDSPGPVSAPAAAEDGGLRIQAEDDSPAETERSVLLFHAQRAGHASPFPMDLT from the coding sequence ATGCCCTTCTTTCCGGGAACAACTCTCTCCTTATCACCTTGGGCAAGTCAAAGGCCTAGTCCGAGGTGCTGGGCTTATAACGTAACCTGTGTGTCCAGACACGGCTCGAACGACCTCAAGATGACGAGCCCGCAGTCAACATCCCCCCCATCGTGCCAACACAAACATGTCTGCTCGCTGTGCGCGCGGCGGAAGGTCAAATGTGACAAAGCCGAACCCTGTTCGAACTGCGTCAAGTCGAAGGCGCAGTGTGTCTACGAAGTCCCTATccagcctcggccgcgcAAGagggccgccgacgaagaacTGCTCGCTCGGTTGAGGACTTACGAGGAACTGATGCGgaagcacggcgtcgacttCGCCACCTATGCCCATACATGGATCACTACGGGGCCGCAAGGCCAGGTGAAGCAGTGTGACTCTCCCGGCCCGGTCTCTGCGCCGGCTGCGGCCGAGGATGGTGGCCTACGGatccaggccgaggacgatTCTCCTGCAGAGACAGAACGGTCAGTTTTGTTATTCCATGCTCAACGAGCAGGGCACGCGTCTCCGTTTCCCATGGATCTGACGTGA